From Nicotiana tabacum cultivar K326 chromosome 20, ASM71507v2, whole genome shotgun sequence, one genomic window encodes:
- the LOC107775849 gene encoding nuclear transport factor 2-like has protein sequence MATQISEHSADTVAHAFVDQYYRILHMLIDQSYRFYKDESVLSWARPDGELKSATTTDGIAEFIKSSHFKDSKVEVATIDSQVSAAGGFLVVVTATLIGQDESRKSFSQTFFLAPQEKGYFVLNDIFRFVGVVESSTVVTYKDDENASVASLEPATEDKVEENVKAIESKVDENVNEVSEKSEAKVTTDDEVENKPSVTSNETEQPVVETTSSVETGAPKVTYASMMMMGRSAPPTNAPHRVVRVAANADIQSAPKKPQANGVLKALASNSNGMPIAQEHNNYSNEEIECKSVYIGGLPTNTTSSELYSIVKQFGPVHSRDVQLKTYEEDGYCCGFVHFQDDVSARNAVQTHHIIVRGREAYIRFKRIKGRGERGNSPSGRGGFRDGYDSRSRPQSSEGRKGEGYQQNYRRRD, from the exons ATGGCCACTCAAATATCCGAACACTCAGCTGATACCGTTGCGCATGCTTTTGTTGATCAATATTACCGCATTTTACATATGCTTATCGACCAGTCCTATAGATTTTACAAGGATGAAAGTGTCTTAAGTTGGGCTCGGCCTGATGGTGAACTGAAATCCGCAACGACAACTGAT GGAATAGCTGAGTTTATCAAATCCTCTCACTTTAAGGATTCTAAGGTGGAAGTCGCAACGATTGACTCCCAAGTATCTGCTGCGGGAGGTTTTCTTGTCGTGGTCACAGCAACCTTGATCGGGCAAGACGAATCAAGAAAAAGTTTCTCTCAGACATTCTTTCTCGCTCCACAGGAGAAAGGATACTTTGTGTTGAACGATATTTTTCGTTTTGTTGGCGTAGTTGAATCTTCAACGGTTGTCACATATAAGGATGACGAAAACGCTTCAGTTGCTTCTTTGG AACCAGCTACTGAGGACaaagttgaagaaaatgtgaaGGCTATTGAAAGCAAAGTTGACGAAAATGTCAACGAGGTGTCTGAGAAATCAGAGGCTAAGGTTACAACTGACGACGAAGTTGAAAACAAACCTTCAGTCACTTCGAATGAAACAGAACAACCCGTTGTTGAGACAACCTCGAGCGTTGAGACTGGTGCTCCTAAAGTTACCTATGCATCAATG ATGATGATGGGAAGGTCCGCGCCACCAACCAATGCGCCCCATAGAGTTGTAAGGGTTGCTGCAAATGCTGATATCCAATCTGCGCCTAAGAAACCTCAAGCCAATGGTGTACTCAAGGCGTTGGCTTCTAATTCGAATGGCATGCCTATAgcacaagaacacaacaactatTCCAATGAAGAAATCGAAT GTAAATCGGTATATATTGGAGGCTTGCCAACCAACACAACCAGTAGTGAGCTCTACTCGATTGTTAAACAATTTGGACCAGTTCACAGTCGTGACGTTCAACTCAAAACTTATGAGGAg GACGGATATTGTTGTGGTTTCGTGCATTTTCAAGATGATGTGTCTGCTCGTAATGCAGTTCAG ACGCATCATATAATTGTGAGGGGAAGAGAAGCTTATATAAGATTCAAGCGAATCAAAG GGCGCGGTGAGAGGGGAAACTCTCCATCGGGTAGAGGTGGATTTCGCGATGGTTATGACTCGCGAAGTCGGCCTCAAAGTTCCGAGGGACGAAAGGGAGAAGGTTACCAGCAGAACTACAGAAGGAGGGATTAG